The following is a genomic window from Streptomyces chrestomyceticus JCM 4735.
CCTCATCCGGGGAGCCGGACACCCCGACGTCTTCCCCCGCCACGAACCACGGGTCCACCAAGCCATCGCCGCGGCATACGGGCTCTCCGCAGCGGCAGCCACCGACGTCACCCAACTGTCCAAGATTGCCGATCGGTGGAAGCCCTACCGCAGTTGGGCAGCCTTCCTGCTTCGCGTCCGGCTCGGGGAAGCGCTCCCGCGCGGCGTCGCGCCACAGCAGCGGTCAAGTCGCTTCTCTCCAGCAGCCGTTCGCCATCTCAGTGAGCGGCACGGCAGCCCCTTCCGGTCTTCTTCACAGCTAATGCTCGGGCAGTGAGAAAGGGCGGCCCATGCATCCGCCTTCGACGCCCTCCTGACGTCCTGGCTGCTCAACGACGCGAGCGCGCACGCGTCCGCAGCGAACGAAGCCTCCGCTGGGGCGGCAGGCCGCTGCTCAACCCTGGGAGGTCGCCCCACTAGTCATCGAACTCGAAGCCCGAAATCTCCGCACGGACAATGATGTCGCGGACTGCCTCGGGCCTCGTGATGACGGTTTCAACGGCCGCCTTGAGTCGCGCAAGGTCGCCCGGGCTCCCGGCCTCGCAGAACATGCCGGCCTCACTGTCGAAATCAAGGCGCTCAGCGATGTCCGGCCAGGCAAACCGCACGAGGCCTTCCCCGAAGTAGCCGTTCGGATGCTGGCGACGAGGTCGGGGGGGTCTCTGGGGCTGACGTCGGCGGCGAACTGGCGCGTCACAGGACCCATTCTGCGGCAGACAACGCGCACCGGCCGGCCCACAGGTGCGAGCATCCGCCCGGGCCGTCCCCGGCTTCTTCCTCGCCCTCGGAGGCGCCTGCCTTGTGGCCGCGACTTTCGGCGGCCGCCTCGCTCTCGGTCTGGTGGCCTTCGGGATCCTGGCGGCCTGCAGTCTTGCCTTGGTGCTGCTGGGACGCCGGAGCGAGACCTATCAGGGCCTCACCGACAAGGCTCCCGACGAGCGCTTCGCGCGGATCGGAGGGCGGGCCTGGGCCGGCACAGGCGTCGTGCTCACCATGGGAAATCTCTGCGCTTTCATCGGTGGGCTGGCATCCGGACGAAGCGGCGATCCGTACTTCTGGTTCGTGGCCATCGCCGCCGTCTCCTACATCGGCTTCGTCGCCTTCTGGTCCCGGCATGCCTGATGCCTGAGCAGCCGCACGGCCGACGCGCTGTCTCGGCCAGGTCGACCGGAGCGGCCTCGATATCGGCCAGCCGTGATCGGGAGCACCAATGGAGGGGCGGTATTGATCAGGCGGCTAGGGTCTACCGGGCCTGGTCAGTGTGCGGAATTCGAGGATGGCTTCGGCTCCGGCGATGCCCCAGCGGGCTCCGGTGATGTCGAGCCGGTCGCCGACGAGGTGGCGGGAGGCTCCCTCGATCACTCCGGTCGCGATGGGCCATCCCACCGCGAGGGCACGGTGGTAGCGCGCGAAGGGCGCTTTGCCGGTGAGGGCAAGCGAGCACGAGTGCCGGTGCTCGGGCAGCAAGAGGGCGCCCCTGAAGCAACTGCCGCAACAGCAGCCGACCCTTTCAGTTCGCGGTGCGGCAGTTGGCCGGTAACTTCACCGCAAGCACAGACCGCCGACTCCCGCCGAGTGAGACCCGAGCCGGCTTCCCGGCGCCCGGCGGCACTCGCGCACAAGGTCACTCGAATGGACGTACGGAAGGACGGCTGACATGCGGGTACACCGGTCGGCGTCCAAGGTGAATTATGGCCCGTACACCGGCGGCCCCTGATGCCGCCGGGCAGCCGTGTTCCTTGACCGCGGGTCCTTGCTCCATCGACGACGGACGCGGGCCGGGTGCCCGCCGGATCGGATGACCGCTGTGACGACTTCGCCCTTCGGGTCCGGTGACCCGTTCTCGGACCTGTTCAACCGCTTCTTCGGCACCAGCCCGGCGGCCTCACCACCGGCGGTCCAGCGGGTGCCCATCGGGCGCCTGCTCAGCGACGCTTCGCAGGAGCTGCTGGCTACGGCCGGCGGGCGCGCCGCCGAGGACGGGGCCGATCTGGACACCGTGCACCTCCTGTGGGCCGCCACCCAGGTCGACCCCGGCCGCCAGTTGCTGGCGCAGGCAGGTGCCGATCCCGACGCACTGGCGGATCAGGTGGAGCAGTCGCTGCCTTCCGGTGACGGGGTGGGGGAACCACGGCTGACTCCGGCGGCGAAGCGGGCCCTGCTCAGGGCCCACGCCAAGTCCCAGGAGGCGGGTGCGTCGTACATCGGGCCCGAGCACATCGTGGCCGCGGTCGTGGAGGACCCCTCGTCCGGTGCTGCCGGGATGCTGGGCTCGGAGGGCACCGGAGCCCGCCGCGGCCGCAAGGGCACGGGCGGGGCCGGCGGTGGTTCGGCCGGAGGTGGGTCCAGTGCGACGCCCACGCTGGACGAGTACGGCCGCGACCTCACGGAAGAGGCCCGCGCGGGCGGTTGGATCCGGTGGTAGGGCGGGCCCAGGAGATCGAGCAGACGGTGGAGATCCTCTCCCGGCGTTCGAAGAACAACCCGGTACTGCTGGGCGACCCGGGGGTCGGCAAGACCGCCATCGTGGAGGGCCTCGCGCAGCGGGTGGTGTCCGGCGATGTGCCCAAGACCCTGCGGGGCCGACGGGTGGTCGCCTTGGACCTGCCGGGGCTGGTGGCCGGTTCGAAGTACCGGGGAGAGTTCGAGGAGCGCCTGAAGAAGGTCATCGACGAGGTCACCGAGGCGCAGGAGAGCATCATCCTGTTCATCGACGAGCTCCACACGGTCGTCGGCGCGGGTGGCGGCGGCGAGGGGTCCATGGACGCGGGGAACATCCTCAAACCCGCCCTGGCGCGCGGCGATCTCAGTCTGGTCGGCGCCACGACGCTGGAGGAGTACCGCAAGAACATCGAGAAGGACGCCGCGCTCGAACGCCGTTTCCAGCCGGTGATCGTGCCGGAGCCCACGGTCGACGAGACCGTGGAGATTCTTCATGGCCTGCGCGACTCCTACGAGGCCCATCACGGCGTGCGCTTCACCGATGCGGCGCTGGAGAGCGCGGCGGTCCTCTCCGACCGCTACATCACCGACCGGTTCCTGCCCGACAAGGCCATCGACCTGCTGGACCAGGCGGGGGCCCGGGTGGCGTTGCGCGGCGGCAACGACAGCCCCGAGGCGGACGAGGCCCAGGAGGAACTGACCCGGCTGAACCGGGAGAAGGACGAGGCCGTCCACAACGAGGACTACGACCGGGCCGCCGGGCTCAAGAGACAGATCGACGAGACGCAGGAGAGGCTTTCGGGCCTGGACGGTGAGCGGGCGCCCGTGGCGGAGGTCACCGAGGAGGACATCGCCGAGGTCGTCTCCCGGCGCACCGGCATCCCGGTCGCCCAACTGACGGCCACCGAGCGCGAACGTCTGATCCGGCTGGAGGAGACCCTGCACGCGCGGGTGGTCGGCCAGGACGAGGCGGTCACCGCGGTGGCACAGGCCGTACGGCGGGGCCGCGCGGGGATGGGCGACCCCGACCGGCCCACCGGCAGCTTCCTCTTCCTCGGGCCCACCGGCGTCGGCAAGACCGAACTCGCCAAGGCCATCGCCGAGATCCTCTTCGGCCAGGAGGACCGGCTGATCCGCTTCGACATGAGCGAGTTCCAGGAGCGCCACACCGTCTCCCGCCTCGTCGGCTCCCCTCCCGGGTACGTGGGCTACGACGAAGCCGGGCAGCTCACCGAGGCGGTCCGGCGCAAGCCGTACAGCGTGCTGCTGTTCGACGAGGTGGAGAAGGCGCACCCGGACGTCTTCAACCTGCTGCTCCAGGTCCTCGACGACGGCCGGCTGACCGACGCGCAGGGCCGTACGGTCGACTTCCGCCACACGGTCGTGATCATGACCAGCAACCTCGCCTCGCAGCTCATCCTGAACCACCACGGCGCCGTGGACGAGATCCGCGACGACCTGATGGCCGAGCTGCGCAGCCATTTCCGCCCCGAATTCCTCAACCGCATCGACGAGGTGGTCGTCTTCCACGCTCTCACCCGGGAAAACCTCGTGCGGATCGTCGACCTGCTGTTGGAGCGCAGTCGCCGCAGGCTGCATGCGCAGCAGGTCGGTCTCGAAGTGACCGAGGCCGCCAAGGAGTGGCTCGCGGAGCAGGGCTACCAGCCGGAGTTCGGTGCCAGGCCGTTGCGCCGCACCATTCAGACGGAGCTCGACAACCGGCTTTCCAACATGTTGCTGGACGGCCAAGTGGGCCCCGGCGACACCGTCACCTGCGACGTGCGGGACGGCCAACTGGAGTGCAAGGTCACACCCGGCGGTCGGGAGGAAAGCGCCGAGTCGGCCACAACAGGCTGACCACGGCCGGCTCGTGCCGGTCGAGGCCCGTGTGGGCCGCCGCCACCGGCCACTGGCTGCCCAGCGTTCGTAACACCTTGCCCCGGGCCCCATCGCCCGGGGCAAGTGGTGTGCGGTTCGGTCCGTCACGGTGCGGAGCATGTCGTCGGACAGGTCTTCGGTCATGCCGAAGCCCGTGATCCTGACGGCCTCGCTTCCGGCTCCCTTCAGAGGAGCCGCACTCCGCTGACAAGCTTGATGGACCCGGGCGTCGTACGGGCCGGTGTCAGCCCGTTGTCGGATCGAGAGTACGGCGGGCTGCTGCGCGTACCGTCTCCGTGTGAGCGGCACTCAGGGGCGCTGACGTACGTGAACAACAACTGACTGCCGGTCACCAGAGCGACCTACCGCGAAATGTGCGCGACGGCGGGTCGGTCGTAGTACTCCTTGGGAGTTACAGGAAGCCAGTTGCTATCACCGGGAGTCTTTCGATGGCCGTTCGCCGTGTCGTACCCAACGTCCAGTCAGTGGCTGTGCAGGAGAGCCGGGACTTCTACGGCCTGCTCGGATTCGAGGAGGTCATGAACCACGGCTGGATCATGACACTCGCTTCCCCTGCCGCCCCTGCCGCGCAGGTCAGCTTCATGGCCGAGGACAAGACCGCGCCTGTCACCCCGGACATGAGCGTGGAGGTCGATGACGTGGACGCGGCCTATGCGCTGATGCGGGAGCGCGGAGCGGAGATCGTGCATCCCTTGCAGGACGAGGAGTGGGGGGTGCGGCGGTTCTTCGTACGCGATCCCAACGGCCGGGTGGTGAATGTGCTGGGCCACCGCTGACTGCCCCTCGGGGGCGTCGCGCTCAGTACGGAGTCACGTTCAGCACGAAGCCGGATTCAGCGCCCGTGTCATTCGTGGCCCATCGGCACCCCGGGCCACAGCACACCCCGAGAGCCCTGTATGACTTATCCCTACCTAACGTAGTTCAACGGGGAAGGACCCACGATGCCCGCCATGCCCGCCATACCCACCCCCAGCAGACGCACCCTGCTGGCCGCCGCGACAGCCACCGCCGCGGCGCCCTTCCTCACCGGGCTGGCCACGCAGAACGCCTTCGCCGCGCCGGCCGCCGCGAGCAAGGACAACTGGCTGACCAACACCGCCCTGTACGCGGACCCCACGGTCGTCGAGGGCACGGACTACGCCCGCCGCTACCGTCGGCACGCGATGTTCGACGACGACCGCGGCCGGCGCCACGACTTCGCCCGGTCGGTGATCCTCGCCCCGCACGGCGGCGGCATCGAGACCGGCACCACCGAGCTGTGCCTCGCCATCGCCGGGTACCGCCCCAAGGACCTCGCGCCCACCCCGGCCCAGGGCCCGGTGTACGACTACTGGATGTTCGAAGGCATCCGCAAGAAGGACAACGGCGAGCTCCACGTCACCGCCACCAACTGCGACGACCACATCGCCCGCTCGCTGTGCGCCGGGAGCCTGAACGCCCTGAGCCTGCACGGCTGCAAGCCCGAACAGGCCGGACTGCCGGCCGGCACCCCGGCCGTCCTCGTCGGGGGCCGCAACGCCACGCTGCGGTCGTACCTGATCGCCGAGTTCAAGGCGGTGGGTATCCGCGCCCAGGACGCCACCGGCATCCCCGCCCTCGCAGGCACCGACCCGGACAACATCGCCAACCGTACGATGCTCGGCGAGGGCGCCCAACTGGAGATCACCACGTCCTTGCGCGCGTCGATGTTCCAGGACAACTCCGCCACCGGACGCCAGGAGCAGCAGACGGACACCTTCCGGAACTTC
Proteins encoded in this region:
- a CDS encoding poly-gamma-glutamate hydrolase family protein, whose product is MPAIPTPSRRTLLAAATATAAAPFLTGLATQNAFAAPAAASKDNWLTNTALYADPTVVEGTDYARRYRRHAMFDDDRGRRHDFARSVILAPHGGGIETGTTELCLAIAGYRPKDLAPTPAQGPVYDYWMFEGIRKKDNGELHVTATNCDDHIARSLCAGSLNALSLHGCKPEQAGLPAGTPAVLVGGRNATLRSYLIAEFKAVGIRAQDATGIPALAGTDPDNIANRTMLGEGAQLEITTSLRASMFQDNSATGRQEQQTDTFRNFVGAARAALQRLEAGQKIL
- a CDS encoding VOC family protein: MAVRRVVPNVQSVAVQESRDFYGLLGFEEVMNHGWIMTLASPAAPAAQVSFMAEDKTAPVTPDMSVEVDDVDAAYALMRERGAEIVHPLQDEEWGVRRFFVRDPNGRVVNVLGHR
- a CDS encoding immunity 51 family protein codes for the protein MRFAWPDIAERLDFDSEAGMFCEAGSPGDLARLKAAVETVITRPEAVRDIIVRAEISGFEFDD